ACGCCTTGTCGTCCGTTGCCCATAGCTTCAAAGGCAGTAGCAGCAACATGGGGGCGACCCGTCTTGCCGAGCTTTGTCAGGAGCTGGAGCACCACGCCAAAGACAAGAGCCCGTCCGAAATCATCAAAATGGTGGCTGACATCCATAACGAGTTTGCGGATGTGCGCCCTGTCTATGAGGCAGAACGACAGCGTTCTCCCGCTCATTGAGTCAACCGTCCGGCGTTTTTATTCAGCGTTGGACGAAACTGGCCCGGCACTTGCAATCATCTCGTTCAACTGTACCTACGATCCCAGTGCAGCGGAGACCGTGCCATGCCTGCAACCCCTAACATTCTTCTTCAGACTGCCGCCCAGGCCAAGGCGCAAGCCGCCTCTGCCAAATCGTCAGTGGTGGCCACGGAGCCCGGGGACAAGGCTACAAGCTTCGCGCAGGTGTTTGCCGATCAGGGTCAGAACAAGCCTTCCGTTGCGACCGACAATTCGGTGAAACCTGCACGCGACAATGACACCTCCAGTGTCGGCAACAAGGACGCTGGCAAGGATTCGTCTGCCGCTCCCGAGTCGGCCGTTGCCGATAGCGGCAAAGCTTTGCCCGCTGACCCCTCGTCGTCGACCGCCACGGATGACAAAGTTGCCAGCGATGATGCGTCCGACACACCGGCCTCGCCAGCCACCGATACCGTCCCTGCGGACCCGGCACTGGATCCGGCGCTGATGCAAGTCGTGCAGCCGGTCGTCACGCCGCCGGTGGTGGCAGCGCCAGCCGTCGACACGCCAGCGAAGCCTGAGACTCAGGCTCCTGCGGTGGCTGCACTGCCGGCGGCCGCCACTGCGGCGGCGCCTGCCGCCGACAGTGATTTCGATCCCGAGGCCGATCCGCTCGATTCTCTGCCGGCCGTGCGTATGGCGATGGAGCAGAGCGGTCACATCTCCGCGTCCAGCCAGTCGCAACCCAAGGCTGCCCCGGCCCAGGCTCAGGCTGATGGCGAACTGACTTCGGCCCAGACCTTCGCCGCCGGCATGGCCAGCATGCTGGATGTGCAGGCTGACAAGGACAGCACCAGTCAGGGAGGCGAAAAGGCCTTCAGTGGCTTGATCGACGAAGGTCTGAAAGACCTGAAGTCCTCCACCAGCGATACCCGCGTGGATGACTTCGCCAACCGTCTGGCGGCACTGACTCAAGCAGCCACTCCGAAAACTGCCAACGCAGTGCCGGTGAACCAGCCGATCGCCATGCATCAGAGCGGCTGGACCGAGCAAGTGGTCAATCGCGTCATGTACCTGTCGAGCAACAACTTGAAGGCCGCCGATATCCAGTTGCAGCCGGCCGAGTTGGGTCGCCTGGATATTCGGGTGAACATGGTGCCG
The sequence above is a segment of the Pseudomonas sp. HS6 genome. Coding sequences within it:
- a CDS encoding Hpt domain-containing protein: MTDACVDRDVLNALQEVMEDGYPELLDTFLADSEARLRELQKTADADALSSVAHSFKGSSSNMGATRLAELCQELEHHAKDKSPSEIIKMVADIHNEFADVRPVYEAERQRSPAH
- a CDS encoding flagellar hook-length control protein FliK, producing MPATPNILLQTAAQAKAQAASAKSSVVATEPGDKATSFAQVFADQGQNKPSVATDNSVKPARDNDTSSVGNKDAGKDSSAAPESAVADSGKALPADPSSSTATDDKVASDDASDTPASPATDTVPADPALDPALMQVVQPVVTPPVVAAPAVDTPAKPETQAPAVAALPAAATAAAPAADSDFDPEADPLDSLPAVRMAMEQSGHISASSQSQPKAAPAQAQADGELTSAQTFAAGMASMLDVQADKDSTSQGGEKAFSGLIDEGLKDLKSSTSDTRVDDFANRLAALTQAATPKTANAVPVNQPIAMHQSGWTEQVVNRVMYLSSNNLKAADIQLQPAELGRLDIRVNMVPDQQTQVTFMSAHPSVREALDGQMHRLRDMFTQQGMGQVDVNVADQNRGWQGQGQEQAQQGQQGGRTSAAGGRLDSAEEELTPAAVAESAAATTHVIGSSAVDYYA